Proteins from one Anopheles nili chromosome 2, idAnoNiliSN_F5_01, whole genome shotgun sequence genomic window:
- the LOC128730654 gene encoding uncharacterized protein LOC128730654 translates to MSANTPRDGGPAKRHRHPHRHHLSTGRQMIVLFVLAALFVLTVLPLATCHPRSADPDQTPSNAPIGTANRTAGAYKRTAPQTNGTLPRLAAGKEVPTKRRNIRPYRVHHHRTGVVRTGRNTGPEYLGEQVFPSYHRTRGKSIDRVPPVTVPQQHLHHPRVYKNVQEGSIMLEVGSKAFLEPGQNRTSAFNPKQDTLVYRGRLPEARRKNGRAQGHRHNGKGYVGQMGGGGGGGGGPGSRRHGAPMHLKTTNIGELCISCPPERTAIARKGLDGVLIEPPCLSTCNGRPISKDLYELETLFGPKMNFILPHSNGPPYSFLAKVVSKQTGNTVLTCDLRYRVVVKQCRRYKPKNRDLKVSCSLENIWGSRCTFHCRSGGYLSRPNSYVECGEDELWEGEEPYCIFNDVSDDYAADSEAQPGSSDCQLDILPEHGRFACDLKDNENTSNELIVPNGTACQVKCNEGHHIPVHLQPAAYFECTDGRWNNTMRPFCYKSIPIASGNSQRRRGYG, encoded by the exons TTCTGCCCCTTGCAACGTGCCATCCGAGAAGTGCCGATCCTGACCAAACACCATCGAATGCACCCATTGGAACGGCGAACAG AACCGCCGGCGCGTACAAACGCACAGCTccgcaaacaaacggcacGCTACCGCGGCTGGCCGCAGGTAAGGAGGTACCGACGAAACGGCGCAACATTCGCCCGTACCGCGTGCACCACCATCGCACTGGGGTCGTCCGAACCGGACGCAACACCGGCCCGGAGTATCTCGGCGAACAAGTATTCCCCAGCTATCATAGAACGCGcggcaaatcgatcgatcg AGTTCCACCGGTCACGGTGCCGCAGCAACATCTCCACCATCCAAGGGTCTACAAGAACGTGCAGGAGGGTTCGATAATGCTGGAAGTGGGAAGCAAAGCGTTTCTGGAACCAGGTCAAAATCGAACGTCCGCGTTCAACCCCAAACAAGACACGCTG gttTATCGTGGCCGGTTACCGGAGGCTAGAAGGAAAAATGGACGCGCACAGGGTCACCGGCACAACGGGAAGGGTTACGTCGGGCAAatgggtggtggcggtggtggtggtggtggacctGGTTCCAGACGCCAcggtgcaccgatgcacctgAAAACGACCAACATCGGTGAGCTGTGCATTAGTTGTCCCCCGGAACGAACCGCGATCGCACGAAAAGGTCTCGATGGGGTGCTTATTGAGCCACCCTGTTTGTCCACCTGCAATGGTCGACCGATCTCGAAGGATCTGTACGAGTTGGAGACACTTTTTGGTCCGAAAATGAACTTTATCCTGCCGCATTCGAATGGGCCACCGTACAGCTTCCTGGCGAAGGTTGTGAGTAAGCAGACGGGAAATACGGTGTTGACGTGCGATCTGCGGTATCGCGTGGTCGTGAAGCAATGCCGCCGGTACAAGCCGAAGAACCGTGATCTGAAGGTTAGCTGCAGTCTGGAGAACATCTGGGGATCGCGGTGTACGTTCCACTGCCGTAGTGGCGGATATCTGAGCCGACCGAATTCGTACGTCGAGTGCGGGGAGGACGAGCTGTGGGAAGGCGAGGAACCGTACTGTATATTTAATG ATGTTTCCGACGATTACGCGGCCGATAGTGAGGCACAACCCGGTTCGAGCGATTGCCAGCTGGATATTCTCCCGGAGCACGGCCGGTTCGCGTGTGATCTGAAGGATAACGAGAACACCTCGAACGAGCTGATCGTCCCGAACGGGACCGCGTGTCAGGTGAAGTGCAACGAGGGCCATCATATTCCGGTGCACCTGCAACCTGCCGCTTACTTCGAATGCACCGACGGTCGGTGGAATAACACCATGCGCCCGTTTTGCTATAAATCGATACCGATCGCGAGCGGAAATAGCCAACGACGCCGTGGATATGGTTAA
- the LOC128722148 gene encoding uncharacterized protein LOC128722148 isoform X1, which translates to MLLNNFRCRTAAFSLCEVAKHLPVCRNSFANRKPHEHHRQYFLHLAKAFSSLNGNMVKQGPRPLVICGPSGSGKSTLLKKLFKEFPDTFGFSVSHTTRKPRPGEENGIHYHFVSVEEMQGAIENGEFIETAVFSGNMYGTSKKAVENVQHQGKVCVLDIEIEGVKQIRNSDRLNPLLVFVNPPSIEELERRLRGRQTETEESLQKRLNTARNEIEYGTTPGNFDVIVQNNNLKQAYEELRNFIVRELETQQGQDVFFVTSLVSNYKSFEV; encoded by the exons ATGTTACTCAACAACTTTCGGTGTCGGACAGCAGCATTTAGTTTGTGCGAGGTCGCAAAGCACCTACCGGTTTGCCGCAATAGTTTTGCTAATCGAAAACCCCACGAGCACCACCGGCAATATTTTCTGCATTTAGCCAAAG CATTTTCAAGCCTTAACGGAAACATGGTTAAACAAGGCCCACGTCCCCTCGTCATCTGTGGCCCTTCGGGCTCGGGTAAGAGTACTCTGCTGAAGAAGCTGTTCAAAGAGTTTCCAGATACGTTCGGGTTCAG TGTTTCCCATACGACACGCAAACCCCGCCCTGGGGAGGAAAACGGCATTCACTACCATTTCGTTTCGGTAGAAGAGATGCAGGGTGCGATTGAGAATGGTGAATTTATTGAAACGGCAGTATTCAGTGGAAATATGTATGGAACTAG caaaaaagcagtggaaaatgttcaacacCAAGGAAAGGTATGCGTACTGGACATCGAAATCGAGGGAGTGAAACAAATCCGCAACTCGGACCGATTAAATCCTCTGCTTGTGTTCGTGAATCCCCCGTCGATCGAGGAGCTGGAACGTAGACTGCGTGGACgtcaaacggaaacggaagaaagTCTGCAGAAACGCTTGAACACGGCACGCAATGAGATCGAATACG GCACGACACCGGGAAACTTTGACGTGATTGTGCAGAACAACAACCTGAAGCAGGCGTATGAAGAGCTTCGAAACTTTATCGTCCGTGAGCTCGAAACGCAGCAAGGCCAAG ATGTATTTTTTGTCACGTCACTGGTTAGCAATTACAAATCGTTCGAGGTGTAA
- the LOC128722148 gene encoding uncharacterized protein LOC128722148 isoform X2, with product MVKQGPRPLVICGPSGSGKSTLLKKLFKEFPDTFGFSVSHTTRKPRPGEENGIHYHFVSVEEMQGAIENGEFIETAVFSGNMYGTSKKAVENVQHQGKVCVLDIEIEGVKQIRNSDRLNPLLVFVNPPSIEELERRLRGRQTETEESLQKRLNTARNEIEYGTTPGNFDVIVQNNNLKQAYEELRNFIVRELETQQGQDVFFVTSLVSNYKSFEV from the exons ATGGTTAAACAAGGCCCACGTCCCCTCGTCATCTGTGGCCCTTCGGGCTCGGGTAAGAGTACTCTGCTGAAGAAGCTGTTCAAAGAGTTTCCAGATACGTTCGGGTTCAG TGTTTCCCATACGACACGCAAACCCCGCCCTGGGGAGGAAAACGGCATTCACTACCATTTCGTTTCGGTAGAAGAGATGCAGGGTGCGATTGAGAATGGTGAATTTATTGAAACGGCAGTATTCAGTGGAAATATGTATGGAACTAG caaaaaagcagtggaaaatgttcaacacCAAGGAAAGGTATGCGTACTGGACATCGAAATCGAGGGAGTGAAACAAATCCGCAACTCGGACCGATTAAATCCTCTGCTTGTGTTCGTGAATCCCCCGTCGATCGAGGAGCTGGAACGTAGACTGCGTGGACgtcaaacggaaacggaagaaagTCTGCAGAAACGCTTGAACACGGCACGCAATGAGATCGAATACG GCACGACACCGGGAAACTTTGACGTGATTGTGCAGAACAACAACCTGAAGCAGGCGTATGAAGAGCTTCGAAACTTTATCGTCCGTGAGCTCGAAACGCAGCAAGGCCAAG ATGTATTTTTTGTCACGTCACTGGTTAGCAATTACAAATCGTTCGAGGTGTAA
- the LOC128721051 gene encoding uncharacterized protein LOC128721051 — translation MSKFLSLNRPTRVSKLILNTPHHPDALPREIIPQWIDLLPSCKLPNRSCPLHEMSFSRGPLAHTIWEFPRSHGFDHHDPCLRIVRRSYHLLHDKYLQNFWTTALKKNLYQRGLINDEERVTCSLRELNQYRSFLYQQYRLKLLKKLHQIQVDNYDQFQTAKIQAHLRNIKDFSEKLSVVRKRAEIVFKNKIDRWNQGISDYKLQIEKIARDHENKKQLGISKGHLRDIENKYRYLQLLAQRKRSMLILKRQLRERDVSLRQRLLKNKHRKLEIRTRMNVERFRMHYMTYIKERNEKRQILETFLAQMQHKVQDRKDMYERKHKKLDEELVRRKARNLTRKYDRRSRAALVKALSKECKKGIWTKAAGRSPSMVQEVIERAINAAYAIHTTISPTTSSTQIIDTASQIVFDLRDVPNEPLPQDSLTKGYVMNRLREIMEQIVQTLVQSTCELIEQVALRKTESNNDDQTMRSSLSNQVSFVRMTGQTERCSRVSIGPVSIVAQYETDNYSLKKCKLRPPTPVTSVTSLVECTFGQPEEERSSTSKLEVSAESALNVIQRIHSDDYPLIHVMYSQRRFLEVNLLKYRKIVEPYVEQRVLAAIDLDHITIEGINDVSVGADERERILQRTASGLLSFPANDRLYADALFDSVNFLSAVVIKKIQHTLNVP, via the exons ATGTCCAAATTTCTATCACTTAATCGTCCTACGAGGGTTTccaaattaattttaaacaccCCGCATCATCCTGATGCTCTTCCACGTGAAATTATCCCACAATGGATCGATTTGCTACCATCGTGCAAGCTGCCGAACCGATCCTGTCCTTTACACGAGATGAGCTTTTCCCGAGGTCCTCTAGCACATACCATTTGGGAATTTCCTAGAAGCCATGGTTTTGATCATCATGACCCTTGCCTTCGAATCGTCCGAAGAAGCTACCATTTGCTGCACGATAAGTATTTGCAAAACTTCTGGACAACAGCACTGAAAAAA AATCTATACCAACGTGGTCTGATTAACGACGAAGAGAGGGTAACGTGTTCGCTCAGGGAACTTAATCAGTACCGAAGCTTTCTTTACCAGCAGTACCGATTGAAGTTGCTCAAAAAACTACATCAAATT caaGTTGATAATTATGATCAATTTCAAACTGCAAAAATTCAAGCTCATTTGAGGAACATTAAAGATTTTAGCGAAAAATTGAGTGTCGTCCGTAAGCGAGCTGAAATCgtctttaaaaataaaatagatcg CTGGAATCAAGGGATCAGTGATTACAAGCTACAGATAGAAAAGATAGCGCGTGatcatgaaaacaaaaagcagctAGGAATTAGTAAAGGACACCTGCGGGATATTGAGAACAAGTACCGATATCTTCAACTGCTCGCCCAGCGAAAGAG GAGCATGTTAATTCTAAAAAGACAACTTAGAGAACGAGACGTCTCCCTACGTCAGCGGTTGTTAAAGAACAAGCACAGAAAACTCGAAATCCGAACGAGGATG AACGTTGAGCGTTTTCGTATGCACTACATGACGTACATAAAGGAACGGAATGAAAAGAGACAAATTTTGGAAACCTTTCTCGCTCAAATGCAACATAAGGTGCAAGATCGAAAGGATATGTACGAACGAAAGCACAAAAAGTTAGACGAGGAACTGGTCCGCAGGAAAGCCCGCAATTTGACCCGTAAATACGATCGCCGTAGTAGGGCAGCTCTTGTGAAAGCCTTGTCGAAGGAGTGTAAGAAAGGTATTTGGACAAAGGCTGCTGGTCGAAGTCCTTCTATGGTTCAGGAGGTGATAGAACGTGCAATCAACGCGGCCTATGCAATTCACACTACCATAAGCCctaccaccagcagcacgcaGATAATCGACACTGCTAGCCAGATCGTTTTTGATCTTCGCGATGTACCAAACGAGCCGTTACCTCAAGATAGTTTAACCAAGGGATATGTCATGAACCGATTGCGTGAAATAATGGAACAAATTGTCCAGACGTTGGTCCAGAGCACATGTGAGCTGATAGAGCAAGTAGCTTtaagaaaaacggaaagcaacAACGATGACCAAACTATGCGGTCATCACTCTCGAATCAGGTGAGCTTTGTCAGAATGACCGGTCAGACAGAACGCTGTTCGAGGGTCTCCATTGGACCTGTTTCGATCGTAGCACAGTATGAAACCGACAATTATTCGTTGAAGAAATGCAAACTGAGACCACCGACCCCGGTTACGTCGGTCACGTCGCTGGTGGAATGCACCTTTGGCCAACCGGAAGAGGAACGATCGAGTACTAGCAAGCTGGAAGTAAGTGCGGAATCGGCCTTGAATGTGATACAACGCATTCATTCCGACGACTATCCGCTGATACACGTCATGTACAGCCAACGTCGCTTTTTGGAGGTGAATCTGTTAAAATATCGCAAGATAGTTGAACCGTACGTCGAACAGCGCGTTCTAGCCGCAATTGATCTCGACCACATAACCATCGAAGGCATAAACGACGTGAGCGTTGGAGCTGATGAAAGAGAAAGGATCCTTCAGCGAACGGCTAGTGGTCTTCTGAGTTTTCCCGCTAACGATCGTTTATATGCGGACGCATTGTTTGACTCGGTTAATTTTCTATCGGCAGTTGTGATCAAAAAAATTCAGCATACATTAAACGTCCCATAA
- the LOC128730678 gene encoding uncharacterized protein LOC128730678: protein MGSFVSRSVGAANMSGPVAEFVKTAIAKDKVVIFSKTYCPYCTMAKEPFKKLNHDFACYELDKRNDGDEIQSVLGELTGARTVPRVFIDGNFVGGGTDIKKMYDDGRLQKMLE from the exons ATGGGTTCATTTGTTAGCCGGAGTGTCGGAGCAGCAAACATGAGCGGTCCAGTTGCGGAATTCGTCAAAACGGCCATCGCCAAGGATAAAGTCGTTATTTTCTCGAAGACTTACTGCCCGTACTGCACTATGGCGAAGGAG CCATTCAAGAAGCTTAACCATGACTTTGCATGCTACGAGCTTGACAAGCGCAACGATGGTGATGAGATTCAATCCGTGCTCGGAGAATTGACCGGCGCAAGAACG GTACCGCGAGTGTTTATCGATGGCAACTTTGTCGGTGGTGGCACAGACATCAAGAAGATGTACGACGATGGTCGGTTACAGAAAATGCTTGAATAA
- the LOC128730520 gene encoding RNA-binding protein lark, giving the protein MENEDQGREAIQHLNGYVIGGQPIKVEAARSRRAPNANTTKIFVGNLTDKTRAPQVRELFQKFGSVVECDIVRNYGFVHLDPTGDVNEAIRELNGMMVDGQPMKVQVSTSRVRPKPGMGDPEQCYRCGRAGHWSKECPRLIWAERGFRERSMYARDPYPPPPPPPFLRDRIMDGFRDPFDYYDRYDDPRDLFERRYGIRGRDFPAIRREPMPPIPPLMRRSVTESTRASTNTYDAIFSRRTPPPASRNGSTGTISRFGVYEDFSRDSFDDRRGLRGPSPTHRYAPY; this is encoded by the exons ATGGAAAACGAAGATCAGGGCCGCGAGGCGATCCAGCATCTGAACGGGTACGTGATCGGCGGGCAGCCGATCAAGGTGGAGGCGGCCAGGAGCCGCCGGGCCCCAAACGCCAACACGACGAAAATCTTCGTCGGCAACCTGACGGACAAAACGCGCGCCCCGCAAGTTCGCGAGCTGTTTCAGAAGTTCGGTTCCGTCGTCGAGTGCGATATCGTGCGCAACTACGGCTTCGTGCACCTTGACCCCACCGGGGACGTGAACGAAGCGATCCGGGAACTGAACGGGATGATGGTGGACGGCCAGCCGATGAAGGTGCAGGTGTCCACCAGTCGCGTCCGGCCGAAGCCGGGTATGGGCGATCCGGAACAGTGCTACCGGTGCGGTCGGGCCGGCCACTGGTCGAAGGAGTGCCCGCGTCTGATCTGGGCCGAACGAGGCTTCCGCGAGCGCAGCATGTACGCCCGGGATCCGtacccaccgccaccgccgccgccgttcCTTCGCGATCGTATCATGGACGGATTTAGG GACCCATTCGATTACTATGACCGCTACGATGATCCGCGCGATCTGTTCGAGCGCCGGTACGGTATCCGTGGCCGTGACTTTCCCGCCATAAGACGTGAACCGATGCCACCGATTCCACCGCTAATGCGACGCAGCGTCACCGAAAGTACGCGTGCGAGCACCAACACGTACGATGCGATCTTCAGTCGtcgaacgccaccaccggccagtCGGAACGGTAGCACCGGTACCATCAGTCGTTTTGGCGTCTACGAGGACTTCAGCCGAGACTCCTTTGATGATCGTCGAGGACTGCGTGGCCCTTCGCCGACTCACCGGTACGCGCCGTACTGA